The following coding sequences are from one Achromobacter sp. B7 window:
- a CDS encoding ABC transporter substrate-binding protein gives MQIKHLIQTSLLAATLAAGAAHAQNVVLYSSNNTETIETALDAVKKKSPKLNVQPVTGGTGTMMKRIEAESQNPRGDLFWSGGFGTLGAYRQQLQPYRSADLDKIPAEFRGPDDLWVGTNVHVMVMMVNERQLKGLPAPATWSDLMQPQWKNKFAITDPSKSGTAYMLVYGLYKQFGQPGLDKIAANAVVTASSGTTYKGVAAGEYAVGMTLEYAAQEYVAGGQKEIKLVYPTEGSYLAPEGMFIIKGAKNLDAAKALYDGLLSKESQEAQLVKNFRRPTRTDVAVASLTTLPDLASIKIFPVSQEAAATEYEAVVAAWNQAVSKAK, from the coding sequence ATGCAAATCAAGCACTTGATCCAGACCAGCCTGTTGGCGGCCACCCTGGCCGCCGGCGCGGCGCACGCCCAGAACGTCGTGCTGTATTCGTCGAACAATACGGAAACCATCGAGACCGCCTTGGACGCGGTCAAAAAGAAGAGCCCCAAGCTGAACGTGCAGCCCGTCACCGGCGGCACCGGCACGATGATGAAGCGTATCGAAGCCGAATCGCAGAACCCGCGCGGCGACCTTTTCTGGAGCGGCGGTTTTGGCACGCTGGGCGCGTATCGCCAGCAGTTGCAGCCCTACCGTTCGGCGGACCTGGACAAGATTCCGGCCGAGTTCCGTGGCCCGGACGACCTGTGGGTGGGCACGAACGTGCACGTGATGGTGATGATGGTCAACGAACGCCAGTTGAAAGGCCTGCCCGCGCCGGCCACCTGGTCGGACCTGATGCAGCCGCAGTGGAAGAACAAGTTTGCGATTACCGATCCGTCGAAAAGCGGCACGGCGTACATGCTGGTGTACGGGCTGTACAAGCAATTCGGTCAGCCCGGGCTGGACAAGATCGCCGCCAATGCCGTCGTTACCGCGTCGTCAGGAACCACCTACAAGGGCGTGGCGGCGGGCGAATATGCGGTAGGCATGACGCTGGAATACGCGGCGCAGGAATACGTGGCGGGCGGGCAAAAAGAGATCAAGCTGGTCTACCCGACCGAGGGCAGCTACCTGGCGCCCGAAGGCATGTTCATCATCAAGGGCGCCAAGAACCTGGACGCGGCCAAGGCGCTGTACGACGGCTTGCTCAGCAAGGAATCGCAGGAAGCGCAGCTGGTGAAGAACTTTCGCCGCCCGACCCGCACGGACGTGGCCGTGGCCAGCCTGACCACCCTGCCCGACCTGGCGTCGATCAAGATCTTCCCGGTCAGCCAGGAAGCGGCCGCCACCGAGTACGAAGCGGTGGTTGCAGCGTGGAACCAGGCGGTGTCGAAGGCCAAGTAA
- a CDS encoding LysR substrate-binding domain-containing protein: MAGQILPPLKALRVFEAAARLRSFTAAADELSITHSAVSQQIRVLEDYLGQPLFAREARGVALLPGAQAYFPEVQASLERIAAATAKFKAPAYGGVLRVCATPSLTMKWLIPRLSTFQGQHPGIDVQLTTQARPYLDRGGDTGSDVLIRHGFMAHSELACVHCLDDFHVPVASPRFIERNRLRAPADCLGHPLLKISGGMDHWPRWFALAKVDVPPQLPGPVFDHQFLCMQAAMNDLGIALAPWCLLEDDIRADRLRPLFEQPHLPNAGIHALYRQDGPAAAAAQLFIAWLCAQSPSLPTFT; this comes from the coding sequence ATGGCGGGGCAAATCCTGCCGCCGCTCAAAGCCCTGCGCGTGTTCGAAGCCGCGGCGCGGCTGCGCAGCTTCACGGCCGCTGCCGATGAACTCAGCATTACGCACAGCGCGGTCAGCCAGCAGATACGCGTGCTTGAAGACTATCTGGGGCAGCCGCTGTTCGCCCGCGAGGCGCGTGGCGTGGCGTTGCTGCCGGGCGCGCAGGCATATTTTCCTGAAGTGCAGGCCAGCCTGGAACGCATCGCCGCCGCCACGGCCAAATTCAAGGCGCCCGCCTATGGTGGCGTGCTGCGCGTGTGCGCCACGCCGTCGCTGACCATGAAGTGGCTGATCCCGCGCCTGTCCACCTTCCAGGGCCAGCACCCCGGCATCGATGTACAGCTGACGACACAGGCCCGTCCTTATCTGGACCGGGGTGGCGACACGGGCAGCGACGTGTTGATCCGGCACGGCTTCATGGCGCATTCCGAGCTGGCATGCGTGCACTGCCTGGACGACTTTCACGTGCCCGTGGCCTCGCCGCGCTTTATCGAGCGCAACCGCTTGCGGGCGCCCGCCGATTGCCTGGGCCATCCGCTGCTGAAGATATCGGGCGGCATGGACCACTGGCCCCGCTGGTTCGCGCTGGCCAAGGTGGATGTGCCGCCGCAATTGCCCGGGCCTGTGTTCGACCACCAATTCCTGTGCATGCAGGCGGCCATGAACGACCTGGGCATCGCGCTGGCGCCGTGGTGCCTGCTTGAAGACGATATACGCGCCGATCGATTGCGCCCCTTGTTCGAGCAGCCCCATCTGCCCAACGCCGGCATCCACGCGCTGTACCGTCAGGACGGCCCGGCCGCCGCCGCCGCGCAGCTGTTCATCGCGTGGCTGTGCGCGCAATCGCCCAGCCTGCCCACCTTCACCTGA
- a CDS encoding DMT family transporter: MPPADPGRPQAPAPASRGPLVGILLLVLSMWTLSCLDASGKWVMNAGVPLLVLSWFRYVVHLILVLALVLPARGLRVLRSNKPREQLIRGGSMFLATLMFFTTLSYIPQAEATAINFLAPLLVLSLAPWILKEPARLSRFVAAGIAFIGVIIVIRPGGGLHPIGTIFGLLTACCFAAQFIATRRVAGDDPFTSLIWSGAVGTACLTLTLPFVLPAALPVLQSLSTFDWFLLISTGLTGGVGHLFQIAAYRRAPASTLAPFIYLQIISATSVGWLVWGHFPDPLTWLGIAIICASGIGIGLIEWRRSMAISAAAARAGAR; this comes from the coding sequence ATGCCCCCGGCCGATCCAGGTCGCCCACAAGCCCCCGCGCCCGCCTCGCGCGGCCCGCTCGTCGGGATCTTGCTGCTGGTGCTATCGATGTGGACGCTGTCCTGTCTGGACGCCAGCGGAAAGTGGGTCATGAACGCGGGCGTGCCGCTGCTGGTGCTGTCGTGGTTCCGTTACGTGGTGCACCTGATCCTGGTGCTGGCGCTGGTGTTGCCGGCGCGCGGGCTGCGTGTGCTGCGCAGCAACAAGCCGCGCGAACAACTGATACGCGGCGGCTCCATGTTCCTGGCCACGCTGATGTTCTTCACGACGCTCAGCTACATTCCGCAGGCTGAGGCCACGGCCATCAACTTCCTGGCGCCCCTGCTGGTGCTGTCCCTGGCACCCTGGATCCTGAAAGAGCCCGCCCGCCTGTCGCGCTTCGTGGCGGCGGGCATCGCGTTTATCGGCGTCATCATCGTGATCCGCCCCGGCGGCGGGCTGCATCCCATCGGCACCATTTTTGGCCTGCTGACCGCGTGCTGCTTTGCCGCTCAGTTCATCGCCACGCGGCGCGTGGCGGGCGATGACCCGTTCACGTCCTTGATCTGGAGCGGCGCGGTGGGCACCGCCTGCCTCACGCTGACCCTGCCTTTCGTGTTGCCGGCCGCCCTGCCCGTTTTGCAATCGTTGTCCACATTCGATTGGTTCTTGCTGATTTCGACCGGCCTGACGGGCGGGGTTGGACATCTATTCCAGATTGCCGCCTACCGCCGCGCCCCGGCATCCACGCTTGCGCCCTTCATCTACCTGCAAATCATCAGCGCCACCTCGGTGGGCTGGCTGGTCTGGGGACACTTTCCCGACCCGCTTACCTGGTTGGGTATCGCGATCATCTGCGCCAGCGGCATTGGCATCGGCCTGATCGAATGGCGGCGTAGCATGGCGATCAGCGCCGCGGCGGCCCGCGCGGGCGCCCGCTAA
- a CDS encoding ABC transporter ATP-binding protein, translating to MASITVDGIAKTFGGQQVLSNLSLHIPDGAFYTLLGPSGCGKTTLLRCIAGFYAPDGGRLLFDQDDVTHVSAHRRDIGMVFQDYALFPDKTAFDNVAYGLRARGVARAEITRRANQALDNVGLLALADRYPAQMSGGQRQRVALARALVIRPRVLLMDEPLSNLDAKMRLQMRDVILDLVREAGITTVFVTHDQEEALAMSDRIAIMDHGNIAQLGTPEDLYGTPVNAYVADFIGSANVIPVPAQTGLAGAPQGHVRYELCGQGFDGMQGSARLDAHGVLIARPEELALMAPTPYVPNTLPGKVLRRQYLGFKTAYRIALDNGTEIRVELHAGNMVAQFQPGESVQVLIPADSRVVNA from the coding sequence ATGGCATCGATTACGGTAGACGGCATCGCCAAGACATTTGGCGGACAGCAGGTGTTGAGCAATTTGTCACTGCACATACCCGACGGCGCGTTCTACACGCTGCTGGGACCCAGCGGCTGCGGCAAAACCACCTTGCTGCGCTGCATTGCGGGCTTTTATGCGCCCGATGGCGGCCGCCTGCTGTTCGACCAGGACGATGTGACACACGTGTCCGCGCACCGCCGCGACATCGGCATGGTGTTCCAGGACTATGCGCTATTCCCGGACAAGACCGCGTTCGACAACGTGGCATATGGGCTACGCGCCCGGGGCGTTGCCCGCGCCGAGATCACGCGGCGCGCGAACCAGGCGTTGGACAACGTCGGCCTGCTGGCACTGGCTGACCGCTACCCCGCCCAGATGAGCGGCGGCCAACGCCAGCGCGTGGCGCTGGCACGCGCGCTGGTGATCCGGCCGCGCGTGCTGCTAATGGATGAACCGCTGTCCAACCTGGACGCCAAGATGCGTTTGCAGATGCGCGACGTCATCCTGGACCTGGTGCGGGAAGCGGGCATCACCACCGTATTTGTTACGCATGACCAGGAAGAAGCGCTGGCCATGTCGGACCGCATCGCCATCATGGACCACGGCAACATTGCACAACTGGGCACGCCGGAAGACCTGTACGGCACGCCGGTCAACGCCTACGTGGCCGACTTCATCGGGTCGGCCAACGTCATCCCGGTGCCCGCGCAAACCGGGCTGGCCGGCGCCCCGCAAGGGCATGTGCGCTATGAACTGTGCGGGCAGGGCTTTGATGGGATGCAAGGCAGCGCGCGGCTGGATGCCCACGGCGTGCTGATCGCGCGCCCCGAAGAGCTGGCGCTGATGGCCCCCACGCCCTACGTGCCCAATACGCTGCCCGGCAAGGTGCTGCGCCGCCAATACCTGGGCTTCAAGACCGCCTACCGCATCGCGCTGGACAACGGCACGGAGATCCGCGTCGAGCTGCACGCCGGCAACATGGTGGCGCAGTTCCAGCCCGGCGAGTCGGTGCAGGTGCTGATCCCCGCCGACAGCCGCGTCGTCAACGCCTGA
- a CDS encoding iron ABC transporter permease, with the protein MKIKWWPWGILTAISLVLLLFFVLYPLGVLFGNSITGQDGGFTLDGFKALLADSQYLEAFGNTLILGLAVTTCTVLVGVPFAYLVARYDFPLKNLVAILPVLTIVIPEIIVGQSWLLLLGNNGLLTNLLGDVGISLPSFYGWTGMVFSMTLVYYTYIYLGVLAALRGFDGQLEEAGLSLGTPPLLTRLRVLVPVLLPAVLVNALVVFTLVVGNFALAMLLGSRVPLLSVMTYNTFVSEMGGSPTLQSAMSVVSIAIVAIVLFFQKRVVERKVYTMTQGRAPAAVRVRSWTAVLYAGGVGLVILVSMLPLIIVFIAAFTKTSGPVMQWGQWSLASMQRALHGAPEPILNSLKFASLATVLGVAFAVLVSYLTIKKRSAFTQVLDYIVVLPLTISGTVLGIALVQTFNTGWLVLAGTAGIMVLCYTVRRLPFAVRNASSVLFNIPDSIEEASISLGVSPLMTFFKVILPAMKASIISAAILMWLTTISELSASIVAYSGGLETMPIAIFRQVDGGRLGMASAYGAALVTVIVLPIIVSVKAFRIKLFSGK; encoded by the coding sequence ATGAAAATCAAATGGTGGCCCTGGGGCATCCTGACCGCGATCAGCCTGGTCCTGCTTCTTTTCTTTGTGCTGTATCCGCTGGGAGTGCTGTTCGGCAACAGCATCACGGGTCAGGATGGCGGCTTCACGCTGGACGGCTTCAAGGCGTTGCTGGCCGATTCGCAATACCTGGAGGCGTTCGGCAACACGCTGATCCTGGGCCTGGCCGTCACTACCTGCACCGTGCTGGTGGGCGTGCCGTTCGCGTACCTGGTGGCGCGCTACGACTTTCCGTTGAAGAACCTTGTCGCGATCCTGCCGGTGCTGACCATCGTGATTCCCGAGATCATCGTGGGCCAGTCCTGGCTGCTGCTGTTGGGCAATAACGGCTTGTTGACCAATCTGCTGGGCGACGTGGGTATTTCGCTGCCATCGTTCTACGGCTGGACGGGCATGGTGTTTTCCATGACGCTCGTCTACTACACCTACATTTACCTGGGCGTGCTGGCCGCGTTGCGCGGCTTTGACGGACAGCTTGAAGAAGCGGGCCTCAGCCTGGGCACGCCGCCGTTGTTGACGCGCTTGCGCGTACTGGTGCCGGTGCTGCTGCCCGCCGTGCTGGTCAACGCGCTGGTGGTGTTCACGCTGGTGGTGGGCAACTTTGCGTTGGCGATGCTGTTGGGCAGCCGCGTGCCGCTGTTGTCGGTCATGACGTACAACACCTTCGTCAGCGAAATGGGCGGCAGCCCCACGCTGCAAAGCGCCATGTCGGTCGTGTCGATTGCCATCGTGGCCATCGTGCTTTTTTTTCAGAAGCGCGTGGTGGAACGCAAGGTCTACACCATGACGCAGGGCCGCGCGCCGGCCGCCGTGCGGGTGCGTTCCTGGACGGCGGTGCTGTACGCGGGTGGCGTGGGCCTGGTGATCCTGGTGTCGATGTTGCCGCTGATCATCGTGTTCATCGCCGCGTTCACCAAGACCAGCGGGCCGGTCATGCAATGGGGCCAGTGGTCGCTGGCCAGCATGCAGCGCGCGCTGCACGGGGCGCCCGAACCGATCCTGAATTCGCTGAAGTTCGCCTCCCTGGCGACGGTGTTGGGCGTGGCGTTCGCGGTGCTGGTCAGCTACCTGACGATCAAGAAACGCAGCGCCTTCACGCAGGTGCTGGACTACATCGTGGTGCTGCCGCTGACGATTTCGGGCACGGTGCTGGGCATTGCGCTGGTGCAGACGTTCAACACGGGCTGGCTGGTGCTGGCGGGCACCGCCGGCATCATGGTGCTGTGCTACACGGTGCGACGCCTGCCGTTCGCGGTACGCAACGCGTCGTCCGTGCTGTTCAACATTCCAGATTCCATCGAAGAGGCGTCGATCAGCCTGGGCGTGTCGCCGCTGATGACGTTTTTCAAGGTGATCCTGCCCGCCATGAAGGCATCGATCATTTCCGCCGCCATCCTGATGTGGCTGACGACCATCTCGGAACTGTCCGCGTCCATCGTGGCCTATAGCGGCGGCCTGGAAACCATGCCGATCGCCATCTTCCGCCAGGTTGACGGCGGCAGGCTGGGCATGGCGTCGGCCTATGGCGCGGCGCTGGTCACGGTGATCGTGCTGCCCATCATCGTGTCGGTCAAGGCGTTTCGCATCAAGCTGTTCTCCGGCAAATAA
- the fabV gene encoding enoyl-ACP reductase FabV, translating to MIIKPRVRGFICVTTHPVGCEANVNKQIDYVRAQGPIAGGPKRVLVLGASTGYGLAARISAAFGCGAETLGVFFERPAEAAKAGTPGWYNTAAFHKAAQAHGLAAQSINGDAFSDEIKQKTIAAIKAGMGQVDQVIYSLAAPRRTHPKTGQVFNSTLKPIGHAVNLRGLDTDREVVKESVLEPATQAEIDATVAVMGGEDWQMWIDALLEAGVLAEGATTTAFTYLGEKITHDIYWNGSIGAAKKDLDDKVLDIRAKLAARGGDARVSVLKAVVTQASSAIPMMPLYLSLLFKTMKEQGTHEGCIEQVYGLYRDSLCSDTPILDAQGRLRADYKELDPKVQEAVQALWHQVTSDNIYQLTDFAGYKQEFLRLFGFEIDGVDYEADVDPAVEIRGLI from the coding sequence ATGATCATCAAGCCCCGCGTGCGCGGCTTTATCTGCGTTACCACCCACCCCGTAGGCTGCGAGGCCAACGTCAACAAGCAGATCGACTACGTCCGGGCGCAAGGACCCATCGCCGGGGGCCCCAAGCGCGTGCTGGTGCTGGGCGCGTCCACCGGATATGGACTGGCGGCGCGCATCAGCGCGGCCTTCGGCTGTGGCGCGGAAACGCTGGGCGTTTTCTTCGAACGCCCGGCAGAGGCCGCCAAGGCTGGCACGCCGGGCTGGTACAACACCGCCGCATTCCACAAGGCGGCCCAGGCGCACGGCCTGGCGGCGCAAAGCATCAATGGCGACGCGTTCTCGGACGAGATCAAGCAAAAGACCATTGCCGCCATCAAGGCAGGCATGGGCCAGGTTGACCAGGTCATCTACAGCCTGGCCGCCCCGCGCCGCACGCACCCCAAGACGGGCCAGGTGTTCAACTCCACGCTCAAACCCATCGGCCACGCCGTGAACTTGCGCGGCCTGGACACCGACCGCGAAGTCGTCAAGGAGTCCGTGCTGGAGCCGGCCACTCAAGCCGAGATCGACGCCACCGTGGCCGTGATGGGCGGTGAAGACTGGCAGATGTGGATCGACGCATTGCTTGAAGCGGGCGTGCTGGCCGAAGGGGCCACGACCACCGCGTTCACCTACCTGGGCGAAAAGATCACCCACGACATCTATTGGAACGGCTCGATCGGCGCCGCCAAGAAAGACCTGGACGACAAGGTGCTGGATATCCGCGCCAAGCTGGCCGCGCGCGGCGGCGACGCCCGGGTGTCGGTGCTGAAAGCGGTGGTCACGCAGGCCAGCTCGGCCATCCCGATGATGCCGCTGTACCTGTCGCTGTTGTTCAAGACCATGAAAGAGCAAGGCACGCACGAAGGCTGCATCGAACAGGTGTATGGCCTGTACCGCGACAGCCTGTGCAGCGACACGCCGATCCTGGACGCCCAGGGCCGCCTGCGCGCCGACTACAAGGAACTTGATCCGAAGGTTCAAGAAGCCGTGCAGGCGCTTTGGCACCAGGTCACCAGCGACAACATCTATCAGCTGACTGACTTTGCCGGCTACAAGCAGGAATTCCTGCGCCTGTTCGGTTTCGAGATCGATGGCGTGGACTACGAGGCCGACGTTGACCCCGCCGTGGAAATACGCGGCCTGATCTGA
- a CDS encoding ABC transporter ATP-binding protein encodes MDSKNSIEVKGLGKRVADAGGTLSILEGIDFTVQAGSAVAITGSSGSGKSTLLGLLAGLDVPSVGSVHLAGQDLFALDEDGRARLRANHVGFVFQSFQLLPNLTALENVMLPLELAGQPAREPAQAMLERVGLGARLHHYPRTLSGGEQQRVSLARAFVVEPDLLFADEPTGSLDAATGVTVIDLMFDLHREHGTTLVLVTHDPQLAARCARQLVLAAGRMVQGD; translated from the coding sequence ATGGATAGCAAGAATTCGATCGAGGTGAAAGGGCTGGGCAAGCGGGTCGCCGATGCCGGCGGGACGCTTTCTATCCTGGAAGGCATTGATTTTACGGTCCAGGCGGGCAGCGCCGTGGCAATCACCGGAAGTTCCGGCTCGGGCAAGTCTACGTTGCTGGGACTGTTGGCCGGGCTGGATGTTCCCAGCGTCGGCAGCGTCCATCTGGCCGGGCAGGACCTGTTCGCGCTGGACGAAGACGGCCGCGCGCGCTTGCGGGCGAACCATGTGGGCTTTGTCTTTCAGTCATTCCAGCTGTTGCCCAACCTGACGGCGCTGGAAAACGTGATGCTGCCGCTGGAGTTGGCGGGCCAACCCGCGCGCGAACCGGCCCAGGCCATGCTGGAACGCGTGGGCCTGGGTGCGCGCTTGCACCATTACCCGCGCACGCTGTCGGGCGGCGAACAACAGCGCGTGTCGCTGGCGCGCGCCTTCGTGGTTGAGCCCGACCTGCTGTTTGCCGACGAGCCCACCGGCAGCCTGGACGCCGCCACGGGCGTCACCGTCATCGATTTGATGTTCGACCTGCACCGCGAACACGGCACCACGCTGGTGCTGGTCACGCACGACCCGCAATTGGCCGCGCGCTGCGCACGCCAACTGGTGTTGGCGGCGGGCCGGATGGTGCAGGGCGACTGA
- the serB gene encoding phosphoserine phosphatase SerB, translating into MFESSAVPGLHWRGITPPLSLSDYQVIAFDMDSTLISIETLDEMADLMGKKAEVAALTEAAMRGDLVDYKQSLRDRVALLAGMPQAWLDKVYDERVRINPGVETLIAACKAAGLTCLLVTGGFTCFTDRLRARLGLDDVRANVLEVVDGKLTGRLLAQPWGDICDGEEKRRKLEQVCAQRGVGLDRAIAVGDGANDLPMMRAAGLSVGYRAKPAVRQVVNVAIDEGGLDRLLEILTKKAK; encoded by the coding sequence ATGTTTGAATCGTCCGCCGTACCCGGCTTGCATTGGCGCGGCATCACGCCGCCGTTGTCCCTGTCCGACTACCAGGTCATTGCGTTTGACATGGACTCCACGCTGATTTCCATCGAAACGCTGGATGAAATGGCGGACCTGATGGGCAAGAAGGCCGAGGTGGCGGCGCTGACCGAAGCCGCCATGCGCGGAGACCTGGTGGACTACAAGCAAAGCCTGCGCGATCGCGTCGCCTTGCTGGCCGGGATGCCGCAAGCCTGGCTGGATAAGGTCTACGACGAACGCGTACGCATCAATCCCGGCGTTGAAACCTTGATCGCGGCCTGCAAGGCGGCGGGCTTGACCTGCCTGCTGGTCACCGGCGGCTTCACCTGTTTCACCGACCGGCTGCGCGCCCGGCTGGGGTTGGACGACGTGCGCGCCAATGTGCTGGAGGTGGTCGACGGGAAACTGACCGGCAGGCTGCTTGCGCAGCCGTGGGGCGATATCTGCGACGGCGAGGAAAAGCGCCGCAAACTGGAGCAGGTGTGCGCGCAGCGCGGGGTAGGGCTGGACCGCGCGATCGCGGTGGGAGACGGCGCGAATGACCTGCCGATGATGCGCGCCGCCGGGCTGTCCGTCGGGTATCGGGCCAAGCCCGCCGTGCGCCAGGTCGTCAATGTGGCCATCGACGAGGGCGGATTGGACCGCTTATTAGAGATCCTGACGAAAAAGGCGAAGTAA